Proteins found in one Acipenser ruthenus chromosome 18, fAciRut3.2 maternal haplotype, whole genome shotgun sequence genomic segment:
- the LOC117970503 gene encoding cdc42 effector protein 3-like, protein MPRKSSLFMRSSAAKRVRKQKMKEVLHADMISMPLGDFRHLSHIGRDEDPFGDLSFLQGGHGLLKSSQSEYNLLMACNPPPKPPRIHTDGPESPHSGQQTELSFRTKKYSASMPMLDNLDSEESWQEDAEDQEESSGPALTDKATKQESSLEKDTKSKSPHTSEPDLHPYPAFLDLGPSILDDVLQVMNKHECKYLLPSDCGGNLK, encoded by the coding sequence ATGCCGAGAAAGTCCTCATTGTTCATGAGATCCTCGGCTGCCAAAAGGGTCAGAAAGCAGAAGATGAAGGAGGTGCTACATGCAGACATGATCAGCATGCCGCTGGGGGATTTCAGGCACCTGTCCCACATCGGGAGGGATGAAGACCCGTTTGGGGACCTCTCCTTCCTGCAGGGGGGTCACGGACTCCTGAAGAGTTCCCAGAGCGAGTACAACCTCCTCATGGCCTGCAACCCCCCTCCCAAACCCCCCCGGATCCACACCGACGGGCCGGAATCCCCACACAGCGGCCAGCAGACAGAGCTGTCATTCCGCACAAAGAAATACTCTGCCTCCATGCCAATGCTGGACAATCTGGACTCGGAGGAGTCCTGGCAAGAGGATGCTGAGGACCAGGAGGAGAGCAGTGGACCGGCACTGACTGACAAGGCAACAAAGCAGGAATCCAGCTTGGAGAAAGACACTAAGAGCAAGAGTCCCCACACCTCTGAGCCAGATCTCCATCCCTATCCAGCATTCCTGGATCTGGGACCTTCCATCTTGGATGATGTTCTTCAAGTCATGAACAAACATGAATGTAAATATCTGCTTCCATCTGATTGTGGGGGAAATCTGAAATAA